The Drosophila yakuba strain Tai18E2 chromosome X, Prin_Dyak_Tai18E2_2.1, whole genome shotgun sequence DNA segment tggtgttaGTATTGGTATTAGTGGTGGTGTTGGGTCAGGGCTTTGGCGGCGGCGTCGTTGTTGCTAATTTTGTTGCCAGTGCATTGGCTTTCGATATTGCGCTCTAAAATCGTGcccacaataataataatcgtaGTGCAGATAGATAGATGGTTGCATTTGGCCAGTGGAAGTGTAAGCATACATATACGCAGGCCAGGCCAACCAACccgtgcctgtgtgtgtgtgcgtttcgTGCTCTtgcccatgtgtgtgtgagcccGAGCGTTTGTGCGAGAGTGTGGATTTTCTCCATGCAGCGGCATCGCCTGCTCTGGTGGATTCGCTAGCTAGTGTGGTGAATTGGTGTCAGTGTTGCCAGCACACACCAGTAACAGGCCATTATTCGTGGCGGCGCGGCTTTCTCAGTATTTGCCTATTCCGCTGCTTCGCTGCGCTCTCCGCCATACCCATTCCGCTTCATCCTCATCTTCCTCCTGCCTTTTTCGTTCTCCCCCAGTCGACAGCTGTGTGCGCATGTTTGCAGcgcttattatttattaagtgttgttgttgcgttcgctgttgtttttgttgtgtttattCCGCACCAAGATTTTCGCGGCAATTTCAAGCGATAGTTTTCCAGCGACGGAAAATCGGATCGCATTTTTTTCAGGAATCCGTCTGCTGACTGCCGTAATCTGCGCGTCCTTCGGTGTAATAATTTGGACATGTGCTAAAATTAGATCCTAACTCTGCCCGGCTTTCATTCAATTTTCTTCTTTCATTGGGCTCCAATaagtgtgtatatgtgtatgagtgtgtgtttaAACTAGTGTGCTTGTAATTGTGTGTGTCTGCAGGTCGTTCCCCTTTTCAAATTGTCTTTTAGTGTAAACAAAATCCGTCCCTTGGGGCGGCAATTGTATGCATTAGATGCTATTCTGGAGGATTTATTTCACTAGGATTCGATGACAGATGTCGTCTGTGTGCGTCCAGTTTTGCAATTGGATATCCCATCTTTTCCAGAGATCAGTATAATATAATGTACTACTCTGCCAAAAAATTATCACttcaattgtttttatataattgTTTTCACATGCAAGGTGATGGAAGGAAATTTGAATGGAATTCCCAGGAGAGCTAAGGAATTCCaaattttgttgcttttcatttgtattttgctTAGAAGTAGGTGTCGATAGCCCATTATCCCGAAGCATATCGACTGCTGTAATTCAACTTTATCTAAAGGGCCGTCCACTTCTTTTTGCAGGCTGGCGGCCACTGGACAATCGAATTTAGCAATGAATGATTTACGTCAGCAGCAGATGGTAGCAGCGACATCGTCATCAGGATCGGAATCGGGAACAGCGGTAGAATCGTCAGCCGCCACATCCACAGCAGGACCAGCCGGAGTAGCAGGTAGCACCCAGTCGAACTGTAGCGCCAATAGCAACGCCAAGTCAGTGGCAGCGAGCAGCACGAgcgaggaggagcagcgaGTTAGCTCCACGTCGTCACCAGCCCAGCGGGATCAGCAGCTGAATGCGGATCGGGAGCGGGAACAGGACCCagagccacagcagcagcgggaggAGGCACTGCAGCACCAGCATAATCAGCCCGGCCATATAACCAGCACCACAGCGTCGCCTCCGCCGACGCTGCCACCGCCGACGACGCCGTGCGACGATGCCCCAAGCACAACTGGAGCATCTGCATCGGCCAGCTCAGCATCCGGAGAAGCACCATCAGCAGCGGAAGCAGCAGGTGGAGCGATGGCTGCTACGGCGCTTGAAGTAGAGAGCGAGGAGCGGGATGGACATAAGATCATCCTGAAGCTCTCCAAGCACGTCAACCCCAACTCAAACGCAAATGAATCTCAGCCGAGCGGCGATGAGAGGCGGGTGGAGCCCCTGCGCATCCAGCTGCCCTGCGGCGGAGCGGAAGGAGGCTTGGTGGCGAAGCCGCAAGATGCCTTCGACGCGGACGCctcttcctgctcctcatCGTGCGCCGAGGACGAGGTAGCTACCACACTCGGCCAACAACTACGGAACACCCCGCACATTGTGCCAAAGCTGACCATCCGCGCCGCGAACGAGAGGCGCGTGGGCAGCGTGGTGCCCAAGCTGACCATCAAGTTGCCTGAGAACCCGGCTGCTTCCggctccaactccaactctGGATCGTGCTCATCAGCTGTGAGTGGCGCCCAGTCAGCTATGCCCGCCAAGAACGATGCCCACCTGTCCAGCCTCTCGCCCGCATCCGCTTCGTCTTCATCTGCCTCGTCCTCCTCttcatcgtcgtcatcgtcctcTCTGGCGGAGATGCAGACGGTGCCCAAGCTGATGATCAAAACAACGCTAGCCGGGAGTAgctgcatcagcagcagtgAGGAGCTTccgcaccagcagcagcagatacCAAAGTTAACAATCAAGACAGGTGGCGGCGGTCAGGAGCACGTGCACACGGTCATAATGACGCACGACCTAAACAACGCCCAGAGCATCCCCAAACTCACCATCAAAACCAAATCCATAGAGGTGCTTGATGACGAACCGGCGGCCAagctggagcagcagttgcagccgCTGCCCAAGCTGACCATCAAGAACTTATGCTCACCAAAGCACAAGGTGCGTGCGGTGCTCGAGGAGAAGCCACCAACGGCGGCCTCCAAGTTGGCTATTCCAAAACCTACGCCCAATCCCACGCCGGCACCCATGACGAATGGTGGCGAGTCGAACAGCAGTAGTCAAGAGTTCTGCGGCTTCTCCGACCCGGACGCAGATTTGGCAGCGGCAGCTTCCGACGAGGCTCGCCGCAATTCGGACGACATGGTGATCGACGATTCGCTCTCCAAGGAACACGATCCCAAGATCTTTCACAATCTACCGCCTATGCCCGCCAGCAACGGCATAGCCAGCGGTGGGAGCAAGGCCAGTAAGGCCGGCAAGCCTGCCCAGTCCCAGCACAACGTTGTGGACATGGTGGACCTGACCTCGTCACCGTCGCCGGGCTCTTCGCCAACTCATGTGCCTAACAACTTCACTGGGCGCATTTCGCCGAAAGGGTTGCTTCTCGATTGTCTGCGGATTCAAAATGCGATCGGCTGTTATGTGAACGAGGAGGCTGACAGTCGCGTTAGGGCCGCTGCGTCGCCCAATTCGAACATATTGCTCAGCCAGCTAACAGCGCCGGCTAAAAGCTTCACCACAACCACGCCTAAAAGCAAATCCAGCAAGTATCCTCAGCTAACGGAGCGCCTGATGGCGAATGGAAGTGGTAGCGGTGGAGGATCTGTTGTTCCTGCAGAAGACGAAGCAGCTGTAGGTCCGTTGCCCCCCGCGAATTCCGCCCAATCTATAATCGAGTCCATTGAAATCCTGGACACGCCTGATGGCAGCCCCAGGGTAAACTACATGGACGAGGATCCTCCCCCGATGCTCAATAAACATCTGCAAACAATTCACAAGCTTGCAATGGATCTCGGAGAGGAACAGCGTATGGACACCcaagacaacaacaacgagaacCACTTGAAGCGCACTATCAGCGAGGGAAACGAATCTCCCAACAGTAGAGTACGTTGTACCTAATTCATTCATAGCAAAATGTACGTTAACAGTAGTATTTCTTTTCGCAGAACCCTCCCAGCAAACAGAGACGTCTGGACAACGACGAGAACGATCAGCAGACGCAGAATTGCCACGATCCCGCCAGAAAATGCAGTGAATCGCTGCAGGCGCTGCCGCCGTCACATCGCTCGCGCAAGCAGAAGCACGAGCGGATCCTAAACACGGATCTGGAGGGCTCCCTCTTTCCACCCACCCAACAGCAGGCGATTTCAACGCCGGATCAAAATGGAGCCTTGTCTTCGGAGGTCGAAACCGAGGAGGCTAAGGCTCAAGACCCGCTGGAACCGGCTACCCCTCAGCTCCCGCCGGTAGCTACGCCGGCAGGAACGGGCAAAAAGCGGGGGCGTCCGAAGCGTATCCAAAACCAGAACACAGTCGATGGAGGAGTCACTGCCGCAGTTACTCCCAAACCCGGGACTCCACAGGAGGAGGCCACTAGCGCTGTCAAGTCGCGGCGTGTGCAACTGCTGCGCAAGCGACTGGCCATCGATATGGTGAGCGTGGGCCAGGAGCAGACGGACATGGCAGCGAAGGATTCGCCTGTCGGCGAGCCAAATGCAAGGGTTGACGACGAGCTTGCCGGCGCTCTGGAAACTCCAAAGAGTCGCGACCATCGACCGCTGAGAGCCACGCGACGCACCACGACCAACACTCCCAGCACAAACACCAACCTGCAGCCCACGCCCAAGTCCACAAGGAAGCGCCAGAGCAAGGCCAGTGTCCAACAAAGCCAATTGCCACCGCCGACGATGGCTCAGTTCGGTAGTGCGGAGGCCGAGtccaataacaataacagcagcaTATCCTTTGCCCTGACCGCGCAGATCGACCTCACCATGTGCTCGTCCAGTTCGTCGACCTCCTCCGGCGCTGCCGCCAACCAGCAGGTGATCGGTGGGAGTG contains these protein-coding regions:
- the LOC6525161 gene encoding supporter of activation of yellow protein → MNDLRQQQMVAATSSSGSESGTAVESSAATSTAGPAGVAGSTQSNCSANSNAKSVAASSTSEEEQRVSSTSSPAQRDQQLNADREREQDPEPQQQREEALQHQHNQPGHITSTTASPPPTLPPPTTPCDDAPSTTGASASASSASGEAPSAAEAAGGAMAATALEVESEERDGHKIILKLSKHVNPNSNANESQPSGDERRVEPLRIQLPCGGAEGGLVAKPQDAFDADASSCSSSCAEDEVATTLGQQLRNTPHIVPKLTIRAANERRVGSVVPKLTIKLPENPAASGSNSNSGSCSSAVSGAQSAMPAKNDAHLSSLSPASASSSSASSSSSSSSSSSLAEMQTVPKLMIKTTLAGSSCISSSEELPHQQQQIPKLTIKTGGGGQEHVHTVIMTHDLNNAQSIPKLTIKTKSIEVLDDEPAAKLEQQLQPLPKLTIKNLCSPKHKVRAVLEEKPPTAASKLAIPKPTPNPTPAPMTNGGESNSSSQEFCGFSDPDADLAAAASDEARRNSDDMVIDDSLSKEHDPKIFHNLPPMPASNGIASGGSKASKAGKPAQSQHNVVDMVDLTSSPSPGSSPTHVPNNFTGRISPKGLLLDCLRIQNAIGCYVNEEADSRVRAAASPNSNILLSQLTAPAKSFTTTTPKSKSSKYPQLTERLMANGSGSGGGSVVPAEDEAAVGPLPPANSAQSIIESIEILDTPDGSPRVNYMDEDPPPMLNKHLQTIHKLAMDLGEEQRMDTQDNNNENHLKRTISEGNESPNSRNPPSKQRRLDNDENDQQTQNCHDPARKCSESLQALPPSHRSRKQKHERILNTDLEGSLFPPTQQQAISTPDQNGALSSEVETEEAKAQDPLEPATPQLPPVATPAGTGKKRGRPKRIQNQNTVDGGVTAAVTPKPGTPQEEATSAVKSRRVQLLRKRLAIDMVSVGQEQTDMAAKDSPVGEPNARVDDELAGALETPKSRDHRPLRATRRTTTNTPSTNTNLQPTPKSTRKRQSKASVQQSQLPPPTMAQFGSAEAESNNNNSSISFALTAQIDLTMCSSSSSTSSGAAANQQVIGGSGSSSMLPPTTILSSSDPLPDVIFQPNDFSSIMATQQLRSPRPSSISGGSAGGSQPDSHDEDNYNSALDNSGDETTLPMLSIVTPTRGRGRGRGSRGGRGRGNSSVDRAASAGGTASTTPATQPRAPRMSRGASAVAKAIAMSRPRCVGGLKHQPDPERLKGLFSPSPQVFEEDTRMSADLSNSNQSMASLMEPPLTPQKQPDFLNNEESQSSMVSNVSMIDSNQGQSVDAILGSALKRPKKKKMEICVAEDTDYNASSIAEYDWPPPKGCCPSKNRDTFMIQEQVALYLGITSFKRKYPDLPRRAVDMEERNWLQEKGLVSEKLCDLGITAVWASDILDIMYADFYDKYEEYKEYIRQKHLREIEAKQKALGLTVGAGRGLQARDRAMLSASKWNVYFNKTRKDERLSCLDLQTFTMNQPQQRTAPTCTRLERSIAHLVRAVAEAANIPAPPTLLPPRVYDEAFRNSDYAYPLTVVPDQFSLGYRHFEPAELRAYPLDTALDKPSTDLMEQLLQGKSEAVDSEEIKTSASATKDLEQEQSAIKSESVTAPVRRSRRSTRQHTDKVRTASSSSTSSAQSVSSASSGNGSSSDTDSGDESDFSSSSSCSSSTGASSGAGSEDEDGNEFSSSTRLSNCGVCLRSQHRNARDMPEAFIRCYTCRKRVHPSCIDMPQRMVGRVRNYNWQCAGCKCCIKCRSSQRPGKMLYCEQCDRGYHIYCLGLRTVPDGRWSCERCCVCMRCGATKPEGLPQVAALSQASGGPSPNGDRSKTARNKRLKWVHEYRIDHVTKVREHAAMFCVPCARTKPAKRQSAGAAGTATVPPVLETTSTRTDDSPMPSPGLTTNGGRSVSPTAALSPKAAVPVTSLAPVLEATAVATNIAGTIGRRQAANAVNITTMQCSSSFSGNGVPEDAATVTATGTATAAAGAPTATPIGIAPPPVVA